DNA from Pajaroellobacter abortibovis:
ACCATTTTCAGCTCGCTATCGATTCAGGATGCAGTGCATACGCAGCTCCGCTTGGTTTTCTCGAAGCAGGCGTAGATAAATTCGCAGGGCGAATCCCTCTCATCTTAAAACTGAACAATTCAGAAACGCTTTCGAAGGTTGAACAACCATGTAGCGCCATAACGGGCTCTGTGAAAGATGCACTGCGATTAGGCTGTGTTGCAATCGGCTACACGATTTATCCTGGTTCAGGAGCACGCAATACAATGTACGAAAATTTACGTGAATTGATCGCGGAAGCGAGAGCCTACGGACTACCTACAGCGGTTTGGGCGTATCCGAGAGGGGCTGGTCTGTCAAAAGAAGGAGAGACCGCTGTCGATGTAAGCGCATACGCTGCGCACATAGCAGCTCAACTTGGAGCGCATATCATAAAAATCAAGCCACCTCGCCCCTTTATCGAACAGGTCGAAACCAAAAAAATCATTGAACAGCACGCAATCCCTCTCGCCTCTTTAGCAGATCGAACGGGCTACTGCATCCAAAGCGCTTTCTGTGGAAAACGAATCGTGATTTTCAGCGGAGAAGGAAGCAAAGAGACCACCACCCTCCTCGAGGAGGTGCGCCAACTCACAGCAGGAGGTTCTTTCGGTTCGATTATTGGACGCAATGTATTTCAACGACCTCGAGACGAAGCCATCGCCCTCATTAAAGAAGTACAAAAGATTCTGCGGGATGCCGCAAACTAGCGCCAAATCAAGAGCCTACTCTAGCGCATTAAAGAAGAAATAAGAGGACGATCAGTGGTGATGGTCCTCTCCTTTTTCTTCAGTGGAAGGATCGCTCTTCGAAGCTCCAGCATCAGCGGGAACTTGAAATTTAGCCACATCTGCCATAGCCCAACCAGAAGCCAGGGAACCGATGATAAAAACTGTCTGATCTCCTTCGCGAATGGCGTAATGCGACGAGCCACTGGAAACCTTACCCACTTTAAGCACATATTTACCTGCGCCATCCTTCAGCTCAAAATTAATAATAGCTTCAGGTTGGGTTAGCCCAACTTCTTCGGGCAATTGGTTATCCGCAAAATCATCTGCTGTTAATCCCTTAAAGACTCGAAGAGCATCTTTAATTTTCTCTTCATCCAACCGGGTAATCGGCTTACCCTGAAAAGTTCCTGCCCATTTATCTCCTTTTGTAAAAGAGAAAGAAGCCCCCTTCCTGTCGATGGACCAATGGCTTACAGCGCTATCATCGAATTTGAAGATCTCATTTTCCCGCCAATTTTTTGCTTCACGGGTGTAATGATAGCTGGAATACCCCGATGCAGCAAAAATTTCAGGGCGATCTGCAACCATCATCAGTTCCCCACGCCCTCCAAACTTGCCAAAGGAGCAATCAATTTTCTTTTCTCCTCCTTTCCAAGCAATCAGGTGAACCGCATGACCTTCATCAAGTTCATATTGATTTTTAAGTGCATCATCTGCCTGAAGGGTAATCATCTCTTTGATCTTGATGTCTTTCACATTATCCAGAAGATGACGGACATGGTCTTGACGAACACCCACCGCAATAGGCTTCGTCATTTTCCAACGATCCCCCTGTTTTTCGAGAACGATCTCCCCTTTAGAGCCATTGGTAATCTGGAGCTTGTCCACATCATCAACACTAGCAAGGGTAGGCATATCCGCAGAAGAGGAATGCATTGCCCCCAATTGCTGATCTTTCTTAACTTGGCGATAGGCCAACCCTGCCAAAACAACAAGCACTACCGCACCAATGACAATCTGTTTATTATGTGAAAGCGTCATGGGTATTCCTTCTAAAATGAGAGTATGAGTTAGTTATACTTACACGGATGCATCATTCTCATTACGCAAGGACAAGATGACTTCGACGAGCTAGACGAGCACGCCATCGCATTACGCCATATCCAGAGAACAACACAGGGATTCCTAATAGAAGAGTCATCATGACTAGCATTTGCGTCTTCTTCCTAGCTTGCCTCAATTCTTCATCGCGTCGCTTTAACTGTTCTTCAGTTTCATTGGGATCAAAATTGGGCTTGCTGATCTCTCCATAAACCAAGCTTGGTTCAGTTAAAATTTTCGCAGAAACCGCCAGCAGGTCCATATCTCCAGATAACCAATCCAGTGTATTTTTGAAGGCCAAGATCGTGCCAGTAAGAGCCTGTTGAGCATAGGGACCCGCCAACTGTTGCAATTGCTCATCGCCCCCTCCACCAAAGGGCATCATACCCACCTGCGGCATATCAGGCCCATTTCCAGCACGCGCGAAAGGATTTGCTAAGAATTGAGAAGAAGCAAGGATAAAGATGCGAGCTGGAGCACTGCTTTTCTCCGGTGTTTCAATCCCCTGCTTATCGCCTGAAGGGAAGGCTGTATGAATGGTTCCTTCCACCTGAGCAGCAATGCCGTACTGGGCCCACTCACCCTTAGGACGCCATTGCTGGAAGGGGCGCAGATCGACACGTTCATCCTGCACTCGGACAGAACGCGGAGTAGAACGAGCTATAATTTTAGCCGTCGTTAACTCAGGTTGCTTTTCTGGGTGGAGCACAATCGATGATGCAAACGGAACAACCAACTCAGGAATTCTAAAGAACCCTGGGAAGGAGACATCGAGCAGTTGTTCATTTCCTAAAAAGCGAGCATCATCCTGGACATCCAAAAACTGAGGGAAGCGTGCACTAGCAATTCCCCCTTGCGTCAACATATTCACCCGAAAGGAACGACCAAAGTCAAGAATCACATCTTTACCGATCTCAATTCCATAGCCATTCATCAACTGATCGAGCTTATGAAGATTGAGCTGTGCTTGCATTATGGCATCGCCAGCCTTCACTTCTACAGCGCTCACGAAAAGAGCAAGCGCTTTACCTTTGAGAAGAAATTGATCGATACGCCGAAGCTCTTTCTCATTAAGATCCTTTGAAGGTTGTGTGATCAACAATCCATCGAACCCGGCATCGATTTCTACATCTCCATCTTTTAAATCGACATCTTCCAGTGTATAGAAAGGGAAATTCTGTTGAATCACCTGCTGCATCGAAAACCGCCCCATGTTTGATGGGACAAGGTTATTTTCAGAGAGCTTGATTTCATCATGGCCGGTAAGCACTCCTATCTTATGCTTGATCTGATCGCCTCGATCGCGCACTTCACGGATCTTATTGGTAATCCAGAATTCCAGCCCTTCGGTACGATCAGGAGGGAGAAAAGGGATTTTATCTTTATCCGCACCATATTTAAAGACAAGACCCATAAAGCCTTGAGTAACTGCAGCAGCCTGTTGATCTGTTTCACTAGCTTCGCCAAAAGGTTGCTCAATTAGTCCGGCTTCTTTTGCGATTCTTTTTTGTTCTTCGTCTTTAGAGTCAATGATTTGATAATCAAATTTCTCCTGTCCCGCATCTTTGTACTCTTGCAAAAGATCTCGAAGATCGCGGACAAAGGCATCAAGCTTTGGAAGCCCTCTCGTGACGTAAGCATCCACTTGCAGCGTCTGCTTCATAGAACGCAACAGACTGCCGCTCCCCTTGGAGAGAGTAAATCGCTCTGCTTTGGTCACATCGAACCGTTTCGCAACCCCTACTGCCGACAGAACATTAATCGCTATTAAAATCCCAGCAACGAGAAGAAGAAAAATGCTGCTCTCAGTCGCTGCTCGTACTTTCTTTTCCATCATGTTGTCGTACCCTACTTATGACCACTTTCTACTCTCAAGAGAGCGAAAAGCGATTAACAGACATAAAACTGTAATCGATAGGAAATAAACGATCGCTCTTGTATCAATAAGGCCCCTTGAAAAGGGGATAAACCGTGATTGAAAGCTAGTGAACGCGATCACGTCTCCAAATACACTGCGAGTCCCTTCTGTAAGACCCCCAATTGCATAAAGAAAGCCAAGCAATGCGGCCGTAAAAAAGAAAGCTATCACCTGACTTTCTGTAAGACTAGAAAACAAGAGCCCTACCGCTACCCCTGCAGCACAGAAAAGAGATAATCCCAGATAACCGGACCATACAGGCCCCCAATCCAAAGCTCCAAGGTGCCATGGCCACACAAACATCACCACAGGATACAGAAAAGTCATCGCGAGCAACACAAAAGTCATCCCCAACGCACCGAGATATTTGCCCAAGATGACTTCGCTATCGGTAACAGGAAGCGTAATTAACAGCTCAAACGTACCAGAGCGTTTTTCTTCCGCAATCGCCCGCATGGTCACCAAGGGGATCACAATGATTGTAAGTATCCAAGGGAGAAACTCAAACATCAGGCCAATGCTGGCGCGATCGACCTGCCATACTCCTCCCCGATAGAGAAAGAAATAAGCTCCAAGACCGATCATGCTCAGGCCTACCACTACATAAGCCACAAGAGAGTCAAAATAAGCGCGCAGTTCTCGCTGAGCAATCGTGAAGGTGTTTTTCATCGCAGTCAATTTACCCTTTCAATTCACAGAAACCTGACCACTGGAGCCAGCTATCTCTTTCATGTCTCTTGAAGAGGAATCCAACCTCCGACTCATTCGGGAGTCTCCAATTGTGAGATCTCGGAATACATCTTCGAGACTTTGAGTATCTTTATGCATCTCGAGAAGAACCCACCCTTTGTCAGTAATGGCACGGAAAAGCTGTGGACGGATGTCTGCTTCGCGATCGCTTGTAATCTCGAAAGCGTGCGCTTTTTCTTCTGTAGCGAGCGGGATCACT
Protein-coding regions in this window:
- a CDS encoding class I fructose-bisphosphate aldolase, with amino-acid sequence MLDANRVNQILSWYRADNPGVRTNLARILYHGALGGTGKVVILPVDQGFEHGPTRSFASNSAGYDPDYHFQLAIDSGCSAYAAPLGFLEAGVDKFAGRIPLILKLNNSETLSKVEQPCSAITGSVKDALRLGCVAIGYTIYPGSGARNTMYENLRELIAEARAYGLPTAVWAYPRGAGLSKEGETAVDVSAYAAHIAAQLGAHIIKIKPPRPFIEQVETKKIIEQHAIPLASLADRTGYCIQSAFCGKRIVIFSGEGSKETTTLLEEVRQLTAGGSFGSIIGRNVFQRPRDEAIALIKEVQKILRDAAN
- a CDS encoding DUF4340 domain-containing protein — protein: MTLSHNKQIVIGAVVLVVLAGLAYRQVKKDQQLGAMHSSSADMPTLASVDDVDKLQITNGSKGEIVLEKQGDRWKMTKPIAVGVRQDHVRHLLDNVKDIKIKEMITLQADDALKNQYELDEGHAVHLIAWKGGEKKIDCSFGKFGGRGELMMVADRPEIFAASGYSSYHYTREAKNWRENEIFKFDDSAVSHWSIDRKGASFSFTKGDKWAGTFQGKPITRLDEEKIKDALRVFKGLTADDFADNQLPEEVGLTQPEAIINFELKDGAGKYVLKVGKVSSGSSHYAIREGDQTVFIIGSLASGWAMADVAKFQVPADAGASKSDPSTEEKGEDHHH
- a CDS encoding GldG family protein, whose product is MMEKKVRAATESSIFLLLVAGILIAINVLSAVGVAKRFDVTKAERFTLSKGSGSLLRSMKQTLQVDAYVTRGLPKLDAFVRDLRDLLQEYKDAGQEKFDYQIIDSKDEEQKRIAKEAGLIEQPFGEASETDQQAAAVTQGFMGLVFKYGADKDKIPFLPPDRTEGLEFWITNKIREVRDRGDQIKHKIGVLTGHDEIKLSENNLVPSNMGRFSMQQVIQQNFPFYTLEDVDLKDGDVEIDAGFDGLLITQPSKDLNEKELRRIDQFLLKGKALALFVSAVEVKAGDAIMQAQLNLHKLDQLMNGYGIEIGKDVILDFGRSFRVNMLTQGGIASARFPQFLDVQDDARFLGNEQLLDVSFPGFFRIPELVVPFASSIVLHPEKQPELTTAKIIARSTPRSVRVQDERVDLRPFQQWRPKGEWAQYGIAAQVEGTIHTAFPSGDKQGIETPEKSSAPARIFILASSQFLANPFARAGNGPDMPQVGMMPFGGGGDEQLQQLAGPYAQQALTGTILAFKNTLDWLSGDMDLLAVSAKILTEPSLVYGEISKPNFDPNETEEQLKRRDEELRQARKKTQMLVMMTLLLGIPVLFSGYGVMRWRARLARRSHLVLA
- a CDS encoding ABC transporter permease subunit, coding for MKNTFTIAQRELRAYFDSLVAYVVVGLSMIGLGAYFFLYRGGVWQVDRASIGLMFEFLPWILTIIVIPLVTMRAIAEEKRSGTFELLITLPVTDSEVILGKYLGALGMTFVLLAMTFLYPVVMFVWPWHLGALDWGPVWSGYLGLSLFCAAGVAVGLLFSSLTESQVIAFFFTAALLGFLYAIGGLTEGTRSVFGDVIAFTSFQSRFIPFSRGLIDTRAIVYFLSITVLCLLIAFRSLESRKWS